The proteins below are encoded in one region of Podarcis raffonei isolate rPodRaf1 chromosome 8, rPodRaf1.pri, whole genome shotgun sequence:
- the LRRC47 gene encoding leucine-rich repeat-containing protein 47: MAAAGVAAAGGEDEDWPEVTESGRRELSLESGAALERRVQAAGGRFPRALGSLGAALRSLEVRGGGCAALREPGPVLGLLTGLQTLALPGCALGPSGLTQAGRLLPATLRTLDLSGNGLEELPAELGGTGEPQVVVAAVAKKGSPAALPELRLLNLRRNRLREMGPGLARSAPALQELLLGGNRLRSLPGGLLPTDDGGDSRRAAPLALLGTLEAAGNELEELSPNISRLACLKTLDVSNNKLSEIPVELADCPKLKEVNLKGNALKDKRLEKMVNGCQTKSILEYLRVGGRGGGKGKGKQDGAEKEEMRKKKRDKNKKKGSDAEDEVEETQKLLVKVLHISENPAPLIVKASPGVKDVRPYIVCCVVKGMNFKSGNALKRFLSVQTKLHEDICEKRTAATIATHDLQLVKGPLLYDVQPPDELKIIPLGRKEIKAKDLLRQLQSEAEEQRKQKRRQNISGLHKYLQLLDGKEYYPCLVDNEGAVISFPPITNSEKTKLGKTTSDVLLEVTSATSLQTCKDVMDTLILKMAELNRSTSENTGEDLDSDHESNDTAGHENSRLEGISKTLPLVLEQVRVVDKDGNLKVLYPSKTDLSMVASLMTVIH; encoded by the exons atggcggcggcgggggTAGCAGCGGCGGGAGGGGAAGACGAGGACTGGCCGGAGGTGACAGAGTCCGGCCGGCGGGAGCTGAGCCTGGAGTCGGGCGCCGCCCTGGAGCGGCGTGTGCAGGCCGCCGGGGGCCGCTTCCCGCGGGCTCTGGGCTCCCTGGGGGCGGCGCTGCGGTCGCTGGAGGTGCGCGGGGGCGGCTGCGCGGCGCTGCGTGAGCCGGGGCCGGTCCTGGGGCTCCTGACGGGTCTGCAGACGCTGGCGCTTCCCGGCTGCGCGCTGGGCCCGTCGGGGCTGACCCAGGCCGGGCGCCTCTTGCCGGCCACGCTGCGCACCCTCGACCTCTCCGGCAACGGCCTGGAGGAGCTGCCGGCGGAGCTCGGCGGGACCGGGGAGCCccaggtggtggtggcggcagtagCCAAGAAGGGCTCCCCTGCCGCCCTGCCTGAGCTACGCCTCCTCAACCTCCGCCGCAACCGCCTTCGCGAAATGGGGCCTGGCCTGGCTCGCTCCGCTCCGGCCCTCCAGGAGCTGCTCCTGGGCGGGAACCGCCTGCGCTCCCTACCCGGGGGGCTGCTTCCCACGGACGACGGAGGTGATTCCCGCCGCGCCGCCCCTTTAGCCCTACTGGGCACCCTGGAGGCGGCGGGCAACGAGCTGGAGGAGCTGAGCCCCAACATCTCCCGCCTGGCCTGCCTCAAG ACTTTGGATGTTTCCAACAACAAATTATCGGAAATCCCTGTGGAGTTGGCTGACTGCCctaagctgaaggaagtcaatttAAAAGGAAATGCCCTCAAAGACAAACGGCTTGAGAAGATGGTAAATGGTTGCCAAACAAAATCTATCCTGGAATATTTGCGTGTCGGGGGTCGAGGGGGCGGCAAAGGAAAAGGCAAGCAGGATGGTGctgagaaggaggagatgaggaagaaaaagagagataaaaacaagaaaaaaggcaGTGATGCAGAGGATGAGGTGGAAGAAACCCAGAAGCTGCTGGTGAAAGTTCTCCACATCTCTGAGAATCCAGCTCCATTGATTGTGAAAGCCAGCCCTGGTGTCAAAGACGTCCGCCCCTATATTGTGTGCTGTGTAGTGAAAGGCATGAACTTCAAGTCCGGCAATGCTTTGAAGAGGTTTCTTTCGGTTCAG ACCAAACTCCACGAGGACATCTGCGAAAAGCGAACGGCAGCCACCATTGCCACACATGACCTGCAGCTTGTGAAAGGTCCTCTTCTCTACGACGTTCAGCCACCAGATGAATTGAAG ATCATCCCCTTGGGCCGGAAGGAAATAAAGGCCAAGGACCTCCTCCGTCAGCTGCAGTCGGAGGCCGAGGAGCAGcggaagcagaagaggaggcagAATATATCCGGACTGCACAA GTACCTCCAGTTACTGGATGGGAAAGAGTATTACCCCTGCCTGGTTGACAACGAAGGTGCTGTGATTTCTTTCCCGCCAATCACAAACAGTGAGAAGACAAAG cttGGGAAAACCACCTCTGATGTGCTTCTGGAAGTGACAAGTGCCACAAGCCTGCAGACGTGCAAGGATGTGATGGACACCCTCATTCTA AAAATGGCGGAGCTGAACAGATCCACTTCAGAGAATACAGGCGAAGACCTGGATTCAGATCACGAATCAAACGACACTGCTGGGCATGAGAATTCAAGGCTTGAAGGCATTTCCAAGACCCTCCCTCTCGTTTTGGAACAGGTTCGGGTTGTGGACAAGGACGGGAACTTAAAAGTCCTTTATCCATCAAAAACTGATCTCAGTATGGTCGCGTCCCTCATGACAGTGATTCATTAA